In the genome of Myxococcus stipitatus, one region contains:
- a CDS encoding DUF2381 family protein: MPFGSPLRALQSLARLALPLVLLTGFSAMAQSQEVPRAREMKRRRVSLSVATADKPVELHVAPDYLTALEFDSPVDRNAVALEDSGGRLALFEVNARSIVLKPATDLGPGRGVELTVPFTDGAVPSRVVFSLVTHPSDVDAQVVVSRLPRTADSIQAELDEVRASCATKDAELEALRARTAASGPAGMIFAGLLDKLGVKAGEPERLLSQGGGHVVSRDVVTYRASTWGAVALRVLNTGSQPWMPVEARLSVVASGERINVLAVRMREPRIEPGGAALVVMETGAPNWPEGAILRLELRDSEGGRRLLIPRFAF; the protein is encoded by the coding sequence ATGCCCTTTGGAAGTCCCCTGCGCGCGCTCCAGTCGCTTGCCCGACTTGCCCTGCCCCTCGTGCTGCTGACGGGGTTCTCGGCCATGGCACAGTCCCAGGAGGTCCCCCGCGCGCGTGAGATGAAGCGGCGCCGGGTGTCGCTCTCGGTCGCCACCGCAGACAAGCCCGTGGAGCTGCACGTTGCTCCGGACTACCTCACGGCCCTGGAGTTCGACTCGCCTGTGGACCGGAACGCGGTGGCGCTAGAGGACTCGGGGGGCAGACTCGCGCTGTTCGAGGTCAACGCGCGAAGCATCGTGCTCAAGCCCGCGACGGACCTGGGGCCTGGACGCGGCGTGGAGCTGACCGTTCCCTTCACTGATGGCGCGGTCCCCTCTCGTGTCGTGTTCTCGCTCGTCACGCACCCTTCCGACGTGGACGCGCAGGTGGTGGTGTCGCGCCTCCCTCGTACCGCAGACTCGATCCAGGCCGAACTGGATGAGGTGCGCGCCTCCTGTGCGACCAAGGATGCCGAGTTGGAGGCGCTCCGTGCTCGCACCGCGGCGAGCGGCCCGGCCGGGATGATCTTCGCGGGCCTCCTGGACAAGCTCGGCGTCAAGGCTGGTGAGCCGGAGCGACTGCTGTCCCAGGGGGGAGGACACGTGGTCTCTCGGGATGTCGTGACGTATCGCGCAAGTACGTGGGGAGCTGTCGCCCTCCGAGTTCTCAACACTGGCTCTCAACCCTGGATGCCTGTGGAGGCGCGGCTCTCCGTGGTCGCGAGCGGCGAGCGCATCAACGTGCTCGCGGTGCGCATGAGGGAGCCTCGGATCGAACCGGGGGGAGCGGCCCTCGTGGTGATGGAGACTGGGGCGCCCAACTGGCCCGAGGGGGCGATCCTCCGCTTGGAACTGCGCGACAGTGAGGGCGGTCGGCGCCTTCTCATTCCTCGCTTTGCATTCTAG